The genomic stretch GACTCCTGAATTGGCCTGTTTGCATGAAGACCGACGTGGAGAATCGGGACAAGCGCATGTACTGCAGATTTCACCGCGACCACGGCCACAACACTAGCGACTGTGTGGATATTAAGGATGAGATCGTGACCCTTATCCGCAAGGGTCATCTGCACCGCTATACCAAGGAGGAGAGGTCGGCTCAGAAAGAATAACGTTCGAGAAAAGTAGTGGAAGAGCTTGTGGAAATTTGAACTATTTATGGTTGCTCATTTGGTGGAGGCGACTTGAACAGGGCTCATAAAGCCCACTCTCGGAGTTCAGACGCTGAGCACTATGTCAATTTGGCCGAAAGGCTGAAGAAAGAGCTCCGTGTTAACCCCTGCAGCTTGACTTTCACAGAGGATAATGTGTGCGAAATCCATCATCCGCACGATGATGCCCTCGTGGTGGGTATGATCATAGCTAACCGCAAAGTCTTCTGCATCCTGGTTGATATAGGGAACTCAGCCGATGTCATTTACTCCGAGGCATTCGAGAGAATAGGTATCGATAGGTCGCGCCTTCGACCCAAGAAGACTCCTCTACATGGCTTTGTCGGGGATAAGGTATTCTCcgagggagccatctccctcccagTAATAGTGGGAGAAGGACAACACCAGGTCACACTTCTAGTGGACTTTCTGGTTATCAATATGCTATCGGTGCATAATGTTATTCTGGGCCAACCTTTCCTTAATCCAATGAGGGCAGTTGTGTCTACATACCACTTGATATGAAGTTCCCCGCTGAAGGTGGGGTCTGATACCTTCGAGGAGACCAACGTGAAGCTCGGAGCTGTTATGCAAGAGTTGTAAGAAAATGGTAAGTGAAACAGGCCCTCACCATCAACGTCCTCGACACCACGGAAGATCCCCCCGAGGACTTGGAGATCGTCCCACTCGAGGAAGCCGATCGGAGCAAAACTGTTCAACACAGGACATCGTTGAATTTTAAGCAGAGATTTCAGATGCTGACTTTCCTATGACAACATAGAGATGTATTCGCATGGTCGTACGAAGATATGTTGGGAATCTCTCTCGATGTTATGGTCCACAGGCTGAATGTGGATTCAGATCATAAACCAGTGAAGTCGAAAAGAAGAGCGTTCGATGCTGAGAGGTATGCAACTATAGTCGATGAAGTTTCTAAGCTCCTCAGCATTGATTTCATTAAAGAAATCCATTATCCAAACTGGATCGCCAACGTGGTCctagtgaagaaagcaagtggaaaATGACGGGTCTATGTCGACTACTCGGATCTGAATAAGGCATGTTCGAAAGATAGTTTTCCATTACCTCGAATCGATCAACTGGTTGACAGTACAGCTGGTCACAAATGCCTCTCCTTCCTCGATGCCTATTCCGGATACAATCAGATCCTGATGCATCCCCTAGACAGGTAGAAGACTACTTTTGTCACCGAAAAAGggctctactgttaccgggttATGCCTTTTGGCATAAAGAATGCTGAGACAACATACTAGAGATTGGTGAGTCAAATGTTTGCCAAGCAGATCGGACAAACAATGAAAgtttacattgatgacatgctcgtcaagagcgtcAGAGCATCTGACTACCTCGTAGACCTTAGAGTGACGTTTTCGATCCTCCGGGAGTATCACATGAAGCTGAACCCTGCCAAATGTGTCTTTGGAGTGGGTTCTGGCAAATTCCTTGGGTTTCAAGTCAGCCAAAGAGGCATCAAGGTGAATCCCGAGAAGATAAGAGCGCTGCTCGACATGAGCTCCTTGCGAACAATGAAGGAAATCTAATGTCTAACTGGCCGAGTAGTAGCGCTTGGACGATTTATCTCCAGAGCTACCGAtaggtgtctccccttcttccaacAGCTGAAAGGTCATAAGAAGGCTGAGTGGACCTTTGAATGCGAGCAGACATTCTAGGAGCTGAAACAATACCTGGGTTCACCTCCCTTACTGTCGAAACCAGAAGATGGTGAGCCCCTACTCTTTTACTTGGCGGTCTTAGCTTTAGCCGTCAACTTTGCCCTTATCAGGGAGGTAGGAAACAAACAGTATCCCGTTTACTACATGAGCAAAGTAATGGTGCCCGCTGAGACTAGATATCCGAGCATTAAAAAGTTGGCGCTCAGCTTGGTTTTTTCGGCACGAAGGCTTCGTCCGTACTTTCAAGCACACACCATTGTCGTCCTGACCGACTCCCCCCTCAGGCAAGTCGTTCAGAAACCAGATGTCTTCGGACAGCTTACCAATGGGCagtggagctcgaggagtgtaaCATCCTATATCATTCAAGGACTGCTATCAAGGGCTAAGCTGTGGCATTAGTATACTGCTATTAGCCACCTGACAATACAAACAGATTTttcatcctggacacagtgatattcctttcgcatatcttatgactgtgttggccacccatatgttagtggctatgcctgttggagaggctcccattcaacacctaatcttcaacaactccaatataaataaaatgaatctgaggttggctgtAGGCCAAATCAATGTGAGTGTTGGTAGAGCTGATGCAGTGAATGAAGTGGacggtgatttacctccagatgacattaacatggatgatattttttatgagatCGAATCCgactcagcagatgatcctgactattagccatctgactttgatatACAGTTGCACTCACTtaaggagaaggtagaaaacatgaatgtgtctcatgatgtgcaattcaaatatatgcgcaagtatcttaggcgccttaacaagggactttataaacttgatcctaccatacttaCTCCTTCATTGGATTCTGACTAATATTTGATTatatggtttgtaataacttttatggtACTTGactttcttttgttttatagGTTTGAACTTTGTTGGACATGGTTGACCATGCTTGAACAATACTTGTTTTGGTATCTTGaatatcttgatcatttattcctcattactcttcttattctctcttatttatctacttccactaTTGTTTATTGGtttcttcctttatcatattgtgacaaaaagggagagaattttatcatgcttgtgttATGGAGCATGTGGATTGTAGATAggtatacatttttttttgttagggGGAGTATTACTGGGGGAGTAGATGCAAATTGAATTATTCTGACCtgttgataactggtgcatgattctttaaccaggttgtaactagtTTATCTTTAATAACTGGTACATGATTTTTTATTGAGCGTATAATACTTAtgttatgaagtgtgttttgtcacaaatttgacaaagggggagattgtaagtgctatggtttctagctcctatgattgtcaaattttgttgtgccaaaatctcttgaaatttgtgtcttgtgtagcgcttCTACATGTTTCAAGattatgcatctcatgtacaaaatcaaaagtctttacttcaagatctttAAAAGCAAGACTTCATGATTCAAGAACATTGCTCAGAGTTTCAAGCTTCATAGTTTAAATCCAAGTTAAGACaaagtttctatactttgatcctcaagctcaagctttaacgtatcacaaattcaagcttcagaagtctcgagttcaagcttctacaTATGTAAAGATATCaaacttcgtgaacttcaaagatcaaccatcaactgaagcaaaagaagtctaaatgttcatacatcatgtataaggtatgaatgaccctagattgaccttatggtaggtcattttgaatacataatttaaattaggTCATTGTATAAGTGCATatactgtttctcgactagtcttggactatgttcgactatTCCTAACACtaactcgaccagtccaagaattcctcgaccagtcctaagtttgttattgattttcagaaatttttgttaaagcctcaaccagtcctgaagactgctcaactggtcatgtgaacagtgctcgaccggtgCTCGACTAATCCTactggctcaactcaaagtccagcaactaaattgaatTCCGCATGACCATTCGTGGATAAGAATCTACCGGTCGTgaaggctgctcgaccagtcaagcaagacctacgaccagtcgtggaacagtctCCTCTCTCTCATAGAGAATATAAAGTTTGCACCacattcctctctctttctctccgttacagttaaaataaaactgataaaACACATCTCAAAAGTTAATGGCGAGTTAATCAAGCGAAATATCGCATATTGATAATAACTATGGGCATATGAAATCGGTCAACATAACTATATGTCAACATATcccattcacggtcatttccatgcattcacgatcaattctatgcattcatggaattgaccgtgaaatacataaaattgaccatgaagtgaaggaaagcTGGTAGCCATTTGTGTCAATAAATAAAGTAATTACATCAGATATTATATGTAATATGATCATTTAAATAACACTACATCAGATAATAGCCATATGTGTATATAAATTGAATATTACTTGCTGGTAACTTATTGGTTTTAAGAAGCTGGTATACACATTCGTTAATTAAGATAATCGGGGAAAGTAGATCATCTGTCATAACATTATACAACTAGTGAATAGTAAATGTAATCCATGATAGTCATGGTTTACCCATGACTATTATACCATTATAATGAGAATGACATATTGAACGTCATTGTTTGATTAAGACTCCTAAAATATTATTATGATATTTATTCAATAATATTTTCTCAATTTATTCAATAACATTCATAATCCCTAATTATCTATTAAATTGATATGATAATTACCCAAACAATATAGATCGTTATTATTATACTGTTCATGGATATAATCAACCGAACCATAGATACATCTATGACCActcatggatataacacataactaaTATTATAGTATCAATTAATTAGTTATAATCAATTGATACTATAAGTGGCCCATTATGGTTCATGGAACCGAATGATTATATCAATTAAGGATATAATTATATGCTATTGATTATTATAATGATTTATATAATCAATTGATTATATAAATATCACGTAATTATGATATTCTAATAAATTGTTATGATTATACTAGCTATTTGATGATATAATTATTATTGTTCATACTTACATACGTACTTACGATATTATAAGACTATAAATGTTTACCTTCATAATGGTAGAAGTAGTCTATACGTAGACTATAATAGTAAGCTATAATTGAATAACAATATTAATGATGTCTAAATAAGATCATTAATATCTAATATTTGTATCAAAAGCtattaatattataaaataatatgaCACCATATTAATAGCATATTTATACACACTAGCATTATAACATTATGCTAGTGTTGGACATTATAACATTATATCATATAACTAACATTATATTGTTTATACAATAGCATAAACAATATAGTGTTATTAGTACCATATTGTTTATTATTAATATTGTTATCGGTTTCATTGAAGAAATTCATTATCCAAATTGGATACCCAACATGGTCCTAGTGAAGAAAGCAAATGAGAAATGACGGGTCTGTGTCGATTACTCGGATCTGAGCAAGGCATGTCCGAAAGATAGTTCCCTATTATCTCGAATCGATAACTGGTCGACAGTACAGCTGGTCACGAACGCCTCTCCTTTCTGAATGCTTATTCCGGGTGCAATCAAATCCTAATGCATCCCCCAGACAGGCAGATGGCTActtttgtcaccgacaaagggctctactgttaccgggtcatgccttttggcctgAAGAATACTAGGGCAACATACCAGAGATTGGTGAATCAAATGTTTGCCAAGCAGATCGGACAAACAATAGaagtttatgttgatgacatgctcgtcaagagcgtcAGAGCATCCGACCACCTTGCAGACCTTGGAGTGACATTTTCGATCATCTGGGAGTATTGTATGAAACTGAACCCTGCTAAATGTCTTTGGAGTGGGTTCTGACAAGTTCCTTGGGTTTCAAGTCAGCCAGAAAGGCTTCGAAGCGAATCCCGAGAAGATAAGAGCGCTGGTCGACATGAACTCCTCGCGAACAACAAAGAAAATCTAATGTCTAACTGGCCGAGTAGCAGCACTTGGACAATTTATCTCTAGAGCTATCGAtaggtgtctccccttcttccagtAGTTCAAAGGTCACAAGAAGGCTGAGTGAACATCTGAATGCGAGCAAGCATTCCAGGAGCTGAAGCAATACCTGGGTTCACCTCCCTTACTGTCAAAACCAGAAGAGGGTAAGCCCCTACTTTTTTACTTAGTAGCCTCGACTTCGGCCGTCAGCTCTGCTTTCATAACACATTATATGATAGTTATAATATGATAATTGTAATTATCAATATTTCACTGTTAGTATGATGGTCGTATATGTTATATTTTCCAACGGTGTGGCATAATAATATGAATGTGTTAATagaatatgatatataataatagTTACATATATTATTAGATCATAGATGATCTATTAAACTAGGTAATATTATATTATCATGACCTAACCGTTGACTTGTTAATATTagttataaaatattataataattatcATAATAATTACCATAATAGTTTAATATATATTAACATAATATTATACATTACAAAGTGGATAATATTACTTAATATTATAATGTATATTGGTTTTACTTATATTAATTATGGgattaatatatcatatattaaatgTCTATTAATTATATGTTAATATTATAATCAATAATATGATAATTATTATGAATATACTATTAATATATTTACGTGATAGGTAAATATGGTATTATTAATAATTATATCATAAGGTATAATTATCATGATTAATAATGTACTATTTAACCCACTAATCTATATTAACGTATTGAGAGACAATAGAATAATATCATCCGGATAGGGTTATTGGTCATATTAGATAAGACAATATATAATTGTATAGTACCTACAAGAATATTAATAGTATATATAATCCATAACTAATCATCACTATTCCATTGATTATATGATAATTGAGTACAATATAATCATAACAAAGTCATATTTTGAGCAGTATAATCAATTATAATTATTATCA from Magnolia sinica isolate HGM2019 chromosome 17, MsV1, whole genome shotgun sequence encodes the following:
- the LOC131230525 gene encoding uncharacterized protein LOC131230525; translated protein: MSVTSALTPTDLCHRLERSKQDRTSDVADALQETVAENHNPLEARFKELRKQLKFVSGKKSWKLTMHLFTLKQVNKELLKDYIAHFNEAVLLAEDYDDKMVLSAMFSGLKEGRNSQAAETLLKEKRPRNEEPQSSNKKPDDRAPRDYRQSRRPEDKFHFYTPLNNYTEQIILDIRGQRLLNWPVCMKTDVENRDKRMYCRFHRDHGHNTSDCVDIKDEIVTLIRKGHLHRYTKEERAHKAHSRSSDAEHYVNLAERLKKELRVNPCSLTFTEDNVCEIHHPHDDALVVGMIIANRKVFCILVDIGNSADVIYSEAFERIGIDRSRLRPKKTPLHGFVGDKVFSEGAISLPVIVGEGQHQVTLLVDFLALTINVLDTTEDPPEDLEIVPLEEADRSKTVQHRTSLNFKQRFQMLTFL